Proteins co-encoded in one Cupriavidus nantongensis genomic window:
- a CDS encoding DUF7706 family protein yields MSYLRIAIEDGETAPEGHAVLSEVEALAFAQLCKRITFSDLRACAVDDLEAYVMLGAVGKFQEALRTAGYSPR; encoded by the coding sequence ATGAGCTATCTTCGAATCGCCATCGAGGACGGTGAGACCGCCCCGGAAGGACATGCGGTCCTAAGTGAGGTGGAAGCTCTCGCATTCGCCCAACTTTGCAAGCGCATCACGTTTAGCGATCTGCGCGCATGCGCCGTAGACGATCTGGAGGCTTACGTCATGCTGGGCGCCGTCGGAAAGTTCCAAGAGGCATTGAGAACAGCAGGCTACTCGCCCCGCTGA